One part of the Bacteroidota bacterium genome encodes these proteins:
- a CDS encoding lytic transglycosylase domain-containing protein yields the protein MKLTMFELVTRSIRNLALGVVVSVGVLLALMVVDRWSAGHNALEISRTQAAPPFGEPGYAPGPFAGGRSITDLELPKEVSIFGERVPLENWEMRERFEREFYYNWNNASALVIWWNRSGRYFPMIHKMLEDAGLPTDLQYLAVAESGLANIKSPANANGFWQFIPGTAQRFGLRVDDLIDERLDPEKATRAAIAYFKYMKSMFSTWTLVAAGYNMGEDNVATAMQWQHAESYWNLNLNDETMRYVFRIAALKELMTHGDKYGLDFGHLKPYHTPAVKYASVTGPIASISDWAFGMGYLYKDVKVLNPWLAGRSIPSGTWQIALPLTEADRPVIR from the coding sequence ATGAAGCTAACTATGTTCGAACTCGTGACGCGAAGTATTCGGAATCTGGCGCTGGGTGTGGTGGTGAGCGTAGGCGTGCTGCTCGCGCTGATGGTCGTGGACCGGTGGAGTGCGGGGCATAACGCGCTCGAAATATCGCGGACGCAAGCCGCACCTCCCTTCGGTGAACCCGGCTACGCGCCGGGACCCTTTGCCGGTGGCCGAAGCATCACCGATCTCGAATTGCCGAAGGAGGTCTCGATCTTCGGCGAGCGAGTGCCGCTGGAGAATTGGGAAATGCGCGAGCGGTTCGAGCGCGAGTTCTACTACAACTGGAACAACGCGAGCGCGCTCGTCATCTGGTGGAATCGGTCGGGGCGATACTTCCCGATGATCCACAAAATGTTGGAAGATGCGGGTCTGCCAACGGACCTGCAATATCTGGCCGTTGCGGAGAGCGGTCTGGCGAATATCAAGTCGCCGGCGAATGCGAATGGCTTCTGGCAGTTCATCCCCGGCACGGCGCAGCGGTTCGGTCTGCGCGTGGATGACTTGATCGACGAGCGGCTCGATCCGGAGAAAGCGACTCGCGCGGCGATTGCCTACTTCAAGTATATGAAGTCGATGTTCTCGACGTGGACGCTTGTCGCCGCTGGTTACAACATGGGCGAGGACAACGTGGCGACGGCGATGCAATGGCAGCACGCCGAGAGTTACTGGAATCTGAATCTGAACGATGAGACGATGCGCTATGTGTTTCGTATCGCGGCACTCAAAGAGCTGATGACACATGGCGATAAGTATGGTCTGGACTTCGGTCACCTGAAGCCCTATCACACGCCAGCGGTGAAATATGCATCGGTGACCGGACCAATTGCATCGATTTCGGATTGGGCATTTGGAATGGGATACCTGTATAAAGATGTGAAAGTGCTGAATCCGTGGCTGGCGGGGCGATCGATCCCGTCGGGGACTTGGCAGATTGCGCTTCCGCTTACAGAAGCAGATCGGCCTGTAATAAGATGA